One window of the Flavobacteriaceae bacterium YJPT1-3 genome contains the following:
- a CDS encoding TetR/AcrR family transcriptional regulator yields MQQRDQNYTLDRLATDIKHSKKSIYKYFGSKISLIEEVFRTHREYVRLQFERIDSEHILEIDKLFKYIYLVDDSIKQIRLSRWYHQAKPYNKIKEHYFILRTEVYEPFLLKGLYRYEQKLAAYQITPESLADYVLSSIEHCYFQNNINDIKAEENNPHTDHLIFTLHGCLISLEDV; encoded by the coding sequence ATGCAGCAACGGGACCAAAATTACACATTGGACCGATTGGCCACTGACATCAAACACAGTAAGAAAAGTATCTATAAATATTTCGGCTCAAAGATTTCGCTCATTGAAGAGGTCTTTAGAACGCATCGGGAATACGTCAGACTTCAATTCGAAAGAATTGACTCAGAACACATTCTAGAGATTGATAAGTTATTTAAGTATATCTATCTGGTTGATGATTCTATCAAGCAGATCAGACTCTCGCGTTGGTACCACCAGGCCAAACCTTACAACAAAATAAAGGAACACTATTTTATCCTTCGCACTGAGGTATATGAACCCTTTCTTCTCAAGGGGCTGTACAGATACGAACAAAAACTCGCTGCGTATCAAATAACACCAGAGTCACTCGCAGATTATGTCTTGAGCAGTATCGAGCACTGTTATTTTCAAAACAATATCAATGACATAAAAGCAGAAGAAAATAATCCCCACACAGACCATCTCATTTTCACCTTACATGGTTGTCTAATCAGCTTAGAGGATGTTTAG
- a CDS encoding efflux RND transporter permease subunit, whose amino-acid sequence MFILLGLGILKMTQTQNTNFPKQKTRFIDVSVAYPGASPTEVEEGITIKVEDNLEGIEGIDRVTSTSKDNLATIAVELTEEAQADKMLVEVKNAVDKITNFPSGVEPAAVTKRDPRDITVAFGIMANDLPLTSVKDIAKQIEDDFLAHEGLSQVVIQGIPEEEIEIRLRENDLRRYNLSFQQVSQAVAQANLETFGGTLENKKQIINVKADGKGYYARDLKNIIVSAKENGQTIYLKDVADVEDQFKDDATGRYFEGEPIVTISTYTLNSEDILANADYIKTYIQEYNDTHQGIQLKILEDGTVNLNSRIGTMVENGIVGMILVLIVLALFLDRYLAFWVAVGIPISLLGMFLLVDLQDMTINVVSLFGFILVLGILVDDAVVVGENIYRHAKELGKPPVKAAIDGTMEMISPVILSLMTTGTAFAMFFFLPEQVGEFFQEVAFVVIAVLAIAIIETFIILPGHVGHAKGIKEDIKLTKVEKWSTQAMDWLREKHFMPAFSFAVLKNKGIRTVTILVFIGALVLSVALIPLGVMGFTFFPNIDDNAVFVEMELPPGTPVEETKKKLLAIEKAVWQVNEDYSSRLTDEQKEEGKQMVRFVEVITGPLDNQGELKITFLNGEERSGTSSFELSNAIAEAAPPIPEARRLIYGLGATSALFGLPVSFALKSYNLEEVRAAKRELKQAMTKLDGLRDVSDTDLQGITEYHLKLKPNAELLGLSLSSVMAQVRSAFFGMEAQSLQRGDEEVEIWLRYPEDGRQNKQQLLDMRIRGERGSNFTLSEIAYIEEKEGNLTIDHLDGQREIRVEANVANGDVSAPQVIGKIESEILPGILDKYPSVTYSVEGQSRQAFKLIGAMKMVGPIILLLIFSLIVFNCNSFSQALMIFLCFPFALTGVIIGHLIHSTTLNIFSLIGTIALIGVFVNNTLVYISTLNDILQEGTEFKKAVKEAAYQRFRPIVLTTITTVAGLGPLIFSTSLSAQFLKGPAIAIAYGLLFGLLNVLFLMPIFLISLSKLRMWYATKIRKKENVSPEELEPAVRLAMSNTEE is encoded by the coding sequence ATGTTCATATTATTAGGTCTGGGGATTTTAAAAATGACCCAAACCCAGAATACCAATTTTCCAAAACAAAAGACACGGTTTATTGACGTAAGTGTCGCCTATCCCGGCGCCAGTCCCACTGAAGTTGAAGAAGGCATTACGATTAAAGTAGAAGACAATCTTGAGGGGATTGAAGGCATCGACCGGGTGACCTCAACCTCAAAAGATAATCTGGCTACCATCGCTGTAGAACTTACAGAAGAGGCCCAGGCCGATAAGATGCTAGTTGAAGTAAAAAATGCGGTTGACAAAATAACCAACTTTCCTTCGGGTGTTGAACCTGCCGCGGTCACCAAAAGAGATCCCCGAGACATTACCGTAGCATTCGGAATAATGGCCAATGACCTTCCGCTCACAAGCGTCAAGGACATTGCCAAACAGATAGAAGATGACTTTCTCGCCCACGAAGGGTTGTCCCAGGTAGTCATTCAAGGCATCCCAGAAGAGGAAATTGAGATTCGCTTGCGCGAAAATGACCTCAGGCGCTACAATTTGAGTTTCCAGCAGGTGAGCCAAGCTGTGGCACAGGCCAATCTTGAAACTTTTGGGGGTACGCTGGAAAACAAGAAACAAATAATTAATGTAAAAGCTGATGGCAAGGGTTACTATGCCAGAGACTTAAAAAACATCATTGTAAGCGCCAAAGAGAACGGGCAAACCATTTACCTCAAAGACGTAGCAGATGTTGAAGACCAATTTAAGGACGATGCCACCGGACGTTATTTTGAAGGTGAACCCATCGTGACTATCAGCACCTATACTCTGAACAGTGAGGATATCTTGGCCAATGCCGATTACATTAAAACCTACATCCAAGAATACAACGATACTCACCAAGGCATTCAGCTTAAAATATTGGAAGACGGTACGGTCAATCTAAATAGTCGAATTGGCACTATGGTCGAAAATGGAATTGTTGGGATGATTCTAGTACTCATTGTGCTGGCTCTTTTCCTCGACCGCTACTTAGCCTTCTGGGTAGCAGTTGGAATACCGATTTCACTATTAGGAATGTTCTTGTTGGTTGATTTACAGGATATGACCATCAACGTAGTGTCTTTGTTTGGCTTCATATTAGTGCTGGGAATACTGGTAGATGATGCCGTCGTGGTGGGCGAGAATATTTATCGTCATGCCAAAGAATTGGGTAAGCCCCCGGTAAAAGCGGCCATCGATGGTACCATGGAAATGATTTCCCCGGTTATTCTATCGCTAATGACTACGGGAACCGCTTTCGCGATGTTCTTTTTCTTGCCGGAACAGGTGGGTGAATTCTTTCAGGAAGTCGCATTTGTGGTCATCGCAGTTCTTGCCATCGCCATCATCGAGACCTTTATCATTCTTCCGGGTCACGTGGGCCATGCGAAGGGGATTAAAGAAGATATCAAACTTACGAAGGTTGAAAAATGGTCTACCCAAGCAATGGATTGGCTGCGGGAAAAACACTTTATGCCTGCTTTTTCCTTTGCCGTACTTAAAAACAAAGGTATCCGAACTGTCACCATTCTGGTCTTTATTGGGGCTCTTGTTCTTTCCGTGGCGCTAATCCCGTTAGGGGTAATGGGCTTTACGTTTTTCCCAAACATTGATGATAACGCAGTTTTCGTTGAAATGGAATTGCCGCCGGGAACCCCTGTGGAAGAAACCAAGAAAAAGCTTCTGGCTATTGAAAAAGCAGTATGGCAAGTCAATGAAGACTACTCGAGTCGCCTTACCGATGAACAGAAAGAGGAAGGCAAACAAATGGTACGTTTTGTCGAAGTGATAACCGGTCCTCTGGATAATCAAGGGGAATTAAAAATCACTTTTCTCAATGGCGAAGAGCGTAGTGGTACCAGCTCGTTTGAGTTGAGTAATGCTATAGCCGAGGCTGCACCGCCCATACCTGAGGCTCGACGATTAATATATGGACTTGGGGCCACTTCTGCGCTATTTGGGCTTCCAGTCTCTTTTGCCTTAAAAAGCTACAATCTCGAAGAAGTGCGGGCCGCCAAACGAGAACTCAAACAGGCAATGACCAAATTAGATGGTCTTCGAGACGTCTCTGACACCGATTTACAGGGTATAACCGAGTATCATCTTAAGTTGAAACCCAACGCCGAGCTTTTGGGATTGAGTCTCTCTAGTGTAATGGCTCAGGTACGTTCGGCATTCTTCGGTATGGAAGCCCAAAGTCTGCAGCGCGGTGACGAAGAGGTTGAAATTTGGCTCAGGTATCCCGAGGACGGACGCCAGAACAAACAGCAATTACTTGATATGCGCATTCGGGGTGAACGTGGTTCCAACTTCACCTTAAGCGAAATCGCCTACATCGAAGAAAAGGAAGGAAATCTGACTATTGACCATCTTGATGGACAACGCGAAATAAGGGTTGAGGCCAATGTTGCCAATGGTGATGTTTCTGCCCCTCAGGTTATTGGTAAAATCGAATCTGAGATATTACCTGGAATATTGGATAAGTATCCTTCGGTCACCTATTCTGTAGAAGGGCAAAGCAGACAGGCATTTAAACTGATTGGTGCCATGAAGATGGTAGGACCTATTATTCTACTACTTATTTTCTCACTTATCGTTTTCAATTGTAATTCGTTCTCACAGGCCTTGATGATCTTCCTGTGTTTCCCCTTTGCATTAACTGGTGTAATCATAGGTCACCTTATCCACAGTACCACCCTGAACATTTTTAGCCTTATTGGGACGATTGCGCTAATCGGTGTTTTTGTCAATAATACTCTGGTTTATATCTCTACACTCAACGATATACTTCAAGAGGGTACAGAATTTAAGAAAGCGGTAAAGGAAGCTGCGTATCAACGTTTTCGCCCTATAGTCCTAACAACCATCACCACGGTTGCCGGATTAGGGCCTTTGATATTTTCAACAAGTCTAAGCGCCCAGTTCTTGAAAGGCCCAGCAATCGCTATCGCTTACGGTTTGCTCTTTGGCCTATTGAATGTGCTGTTCTTGATGCCCATTTTCTTGATTAGCCTTAGCAAACTGAGAATGTGGTATGCCACGAAAATCAGGAAGAAAGAAAACGTGAGCCCTGAGGAACTGGAACCCGCTGTGCGCTTGGCTATGAGTAATACTGAAGAATAA
- a CDS encoding NAD(P)/FAD-dependent oxidoreductase gives MNTAPFDIQIPKSDKPRLVVVGGGFAGINLIKQLKNGPFQIVLLDRHNYHTFQPMLYQVATSGLDADSIAEPFRRIFNNYEDFHFRMLKVIKINTKVNEIETLIGTLRYDYLVLACGTRPNFFGNKSIEKHATPLKSITNALDLRSQFWQCLEKSNMTKDKARKKASLTFTIVGGGPTGVEVAGALAEMRDHILTKDYPDLDINLIRIILIQSGSKLVKGMSGKSSTNTKQYLEKLEVELKLNTRVSDYDGRSAILDTGEEIHTETLVWAAGVRPNSIEGLDANLTEKGRCLVDNRLRVGKLANVFAIGDIALLKTKKFPNGLPGVAQVAIQQGRYLGKILKALYQKQSFEHFTYFDKGMMATVGRHKAVIDTAGDFHIKGFLAWLLWGMVHIYYLIGFRNKLLTFSSWVQSYFTYDRGTRLIIRPYLPASSEDGRQFIKQNEIGI, from the coding sequence TTGAACACTGCGCCATTTGACATACAGATACCTAAAAGTGATAAACCTAGACTGGTGGTGGTGGGCGGTGGATTTGCCGGAATCAACCTTATCAAGCAACTAAAGAATGGACCTTTTCAAATTGTGCTGCTAGACAGGCACAATTATCACACTTTTCAACCCATGCTGTATCAGGTGGCTACATCTGGCTTGGATGCGGACAGCATTGCTGAACCCTTTAGAAGGATATTCAACAACTATGAGGACTTCCATTTTAGAATGCTAAAAGTCATTAAGATAAACACTAAAGTAAACGAAATCGAGACCTTGATTGGCACACTACGATATGATTATCTGGTTTTAGCATGTGGGACGCGACCCAATTTCTTTGGAAATAAATCCATTGAAAAACATGCAACACCTTTAAAATCCATTACCAATGCACTTGACCTTAGAAGCCAATTTTGGCAGTGTTTGGAAAAGTCGAATATGACCAAGGATAAAGCCAGGAAAAAGGCTTCCTTAACTTTTACTATTGTGGGCGGCGGTCCTACCGGTGTAGAAGTTGCAGGTGCCTTAGCAGAGATGAGAGACCATATTTTGACTAAGGACTATCCTGACCTCGATATCAATCTTATTCGCATTATCCTAATACAATCTGGTTCAAAATTGGTCAAGGGAATGTCTGGCAAGTCTTCAACAAACACAAAGCAGTATTTAGAAAAGCTCGAGGTTGAATTGAAGTTGAACACCAGGGTCAGCGATTATGACGGTCGGTCAGCTATTCTCGATACTGGCGAAGAAATACATACAGAGACCCTAGTATGGGCAGCTGGGGTTAGGCCAAACTCTATTGAAGGTCTTGATGCAAACTTAACTGAAAAAGGACGGTGTCTAGTAGACAATAGGCTCAGGGTAGGAAAGTTAGCCAATGTTTTCGCCATAGGTGATATCGCGCTATTGAAGACAAAAAAATTTCCAAATGGGCTTCCCGGTGTTGCTCAAGTGGCCATCCAGCAAGGACGCTATTTAGGCAAAATACTCAAGGCACTTTACCAAAAACAATCTTTTGAGCATTTCACTTATTTCGATAAAGGCATGATGGCCACCGTAGGTCGCCATAAAGCCGTAATAGACACCGCGGGTGATTTTCACATCAAAGGCTTCCTCGCTTGGCTTCTTTGGGGCATGGTACACATTTACTACCTCATAGGTTTCCGCAACAAACTTTTGACATTCTCTAGCTGGGTGCAAAGTTATTTCACTTATGACCGCGGCACGCGGCTCATTATTCGACCCTATCTGCCAGCCAGCTCAGAAGATGGAAGGCAATTTATTAAACAAAATGAAATAGGAATTTAA
- a CDS encoding TolC family protein, with amino-acid sequence MNRFQTIAILLFIFTGTIRAQEILTLSDAVNITLEKNFDIRVAALDTIISSNNATAGNAGLLPSVYANGNYDFNKNDTNLEIAMFNNDGSQSVTPISVNGAETEIFSAGVVAEYTLFDGLGGYHRLDLLKNLDDATRLQTQLQIENTVLNTVILYLNVATQQENLAISEEQLAISAERLNRAESRFNFGAGNRTTVLNARADVKNDSVALRQNQLRYKIAKNDLNTLMGRAPSLDYRVSSEVTFFPLSTKAALEEQVINNNTALRISNEGLEIAQTDLKVQKAERFPKVFVNGGYNYLDQTNDAGQLLSQQLNGWNVGVGLRLNIFDGNRVNRNIQNAQIGIEQNELQQEKVELQIRRDFENAYTEYLQSVEDLRIETSNLETFQQNFERSQIDYQNGQITNTQLRDAQLDLTNAKFRIVTARYQVKQLETRVLQLTGSMLMALQ; translated from the coding sequence ATGAATAGATTTCAAACCATAGCCATTTTACTTTTCATCTTCACGGGTACCATAAGGGCTCAGGAAATACTGACCCTAAGTGATGCCGTGAACATTACTCTCGAAAAGAATTTTGACATCCGAGTGGCCGCTCTCGATACGATAATATCATCAAATAATGCCACTGCGGGCAATGCAGGCTTACTGCCTAGTGTCTATGCTAATGGGAATTATGACTTTAACAAAAATGACACGAATTTAGAGATTGCCATGTTTAACAACGATGGCAGTCAATCGGTGACCCCAATCAGCGTTAACGGCGCAGAAACAGAGATTTTCTCGGCAGGGGTGGTTGCTGAGTATACACTGTTCGACGGACTCGGCGGCTATCACAGATTGGATTTACTAAAGAACCTTGATGATGCCACAAGACTGCAGACCCAATTACAAATTGAAAATACGGTACTGAACACAGTTATTCTTTATCTCAACGTCGCTACCCAACAAGAAAACCTGGCAATTTCGGAAGAACAGTTAGCTATAAGTGCCGAACGACTTAACCGTGCTGAAAGCCGTTTTAATTTTGGCGCAGGTAATCGCACCACTGTCCTCAATGCCAGAGCAGATGTTAAAAACGATAGTGTGGCATTGCGCCAAAATCAATTACGCTACAAGATTGCCAAGAACGACTTGAATACACTAATGGGTCGGGCACCAAGCTTAGACTATCGAGTTTCTTCCGAAGTTACATTTTTCCCTTTATCGACAAAAGCTGCTCTCGAAGAACAGGTCATAAACAACAATACGGCACTCAGGATTTCAAATGAAGGTTTGGAAATAGCTCAAACGGATTTAAAGGTTCAAAAAGCCGAGCGATTTCCAAAGGTATTTGTTAACGGCGGGTATAATTATCTCGACCAAACCAATGATGCAGGGCAATTACTCTCACAGCAACTTAACGGTTGGAATGTCGGCGTAGGGTTACGGCTCAATATTTTCGACGGCAACCGGGTCAACCGCAATATTCAGAATGCCCAAATAGGCATAGAACAAAACGAATTGCAACAAGAAAAAGTAGAACTGCAAATAAGACGAGATTTCGAAAATGCATATACCGAGTATCTACAATCTGTAGAAGACTTACGCATCGAAACTTCCAACCTGGAAACCTTTCAACAAAATTTTGAACGCAGTCAAATAGACTATCAAAATGGACAAATCACCAATACCCAATTGCGTGACGCTCAGCTGGATTTGACCAACGCCAAATTTAGAATTGTCACAGCCAGATATCAAGTAAAACAATTGGAAACCCGGGTCTTACAATTGACAGGATCTATGCTTATGGCGCTACAATAA
- a CDS encoding DUF2219 family protein codes for MKTAMNYTLTTIGLVISFLSLQAQNEDYYKSEITLGHDNDFLIAYTGTDRYYTYGLNGSFKWRSDQGSFFLKNNPNYKSHYTQIKANIEAYTPEYLSEGRVDPNEERPYAGWSYVNLSQNTAFTKSFTRFGVDIGILGPDSKAGEIQNWFHRQFTSDPELDGWDERQLDNQFGFNIRGLYGQDLWTSGLFNIYTTADVSIGNIYNHGRANMHFRFGNFAPIQYSVAHQNQLLAPKSQKEFFVDIGLGAKLAAFNATVQGDLFDNDDPFTVDEINSLIFNGYFGLCFMSKGFSTTLKYNLTTGTLDSSEVNRYASLILAQRF; via the coding sequence ATGAAAACAGCAATGAATTATACACTCACAACAATAGGGCTTGTCATCAGTTTTTTGTCGCTTCAAGCACAAAATGAGGATTACTACAAGAGCGAGATTACATTAGGGCACGACAACGATTTTTTGATTGCCTATACCGGTACTGACAGATATTATACCTACGGGTTAAATGGTTCCTTCAAATGGCGAAGTGACCAAGGAAGTTTTTTTTTAAAAAACAACCCCAACTATAAAAGTCACTATACCCAAATTAAAGCAAATATTGAAGCCTACACGCCTGAATATTTAAGTGAGGGACGCGTTGACCCCAACGAAGAACGCCCGTATGCCGGATGGTCTTACGTTAACCTTAGCCAGAATACGGCATTTACCAAGTCTTTCACCCGCTTTGGTGTGGATATCGGAATCCTGGGGCCGGATTCTAAAGCAGGGGAAATACAAAATTGGTTTCATAGACAATTTACCTCAGATCCTGAATTGGATGGATGGGATGAACGACAGCTCGATAATCAATTTGGATTTAATATACGTGGCCTCTATGGTCAAGACCTTTGGACTTCCGGACTGTTCAATATTTATACAACGGCCGATGTTTCCATCGGTAATATTTACAACCACGGTCGCGCTAATATGCATTTTCGATTTGGAAATTTTGCGCCAATCCAATACTCGGTCGCGCATCAGAATCAATTATTAGCACCCAAATCACAAAAAGAATTTTTTGTTGATATAGGTCTTGGTGCAAAGCTGGCAGCCTTCAATGCTACCGTACAAGGCGACCTTTTTGATAATGACGACCCCTTCACTGTAGACGAAATCAATAGCTTGATATTCAACGGATACTTTGGGCTTTGTTTTATGAGCAAAGGCTTTAGTACCACATTGAAATACAACCTAACTACAGGAACTCTTGATAGTTCAGAAGTCAATCGATATGCCTCATTAATCCTTGCCCAAAGATTTTAA
- a CDS encoding HlyD family efflux transporter periplasmic adaptor subunit, which produces MNIKFESTVYIVLVALLSVSCGTDKPKETKEKDFKEFETLTVNPQEIKSILNLTGRVVPLQKVDIISEVQGTARNTSKSFEEGTSFRKGELLIAIDDVDFRYSLKAQKSQFLSAMVNAMADVQLDYPNEFPKWNAFLRQIDVQERLPELPTDTSEQLKYFLSSRNIFNLYYSIKSQENRLSDYRIYAPFNGSLTKAFIDVGDLVRPGTILGELIRTDVYEVRAAVTAAAIENFKIGDSLSLYVRNVDRKVTGTIKRIGKSLDRDTQSITIFIEVPGKDLKEGMYVETDYVTNSFTDAVELSNELISRDDRVFIIEDSVVVAKAVDILQVNKNTSIVKGLKEDDKVITEKSTTPIAGIKAVAKTK; this is translated from the coding sequence ATGAATATAAAATTTGAATCCACAGTATACATAGTCTTAGTTGCTCTCTTATCTGTCAGTTGTGGGACTGATAAACCAAAAGAGACTAAAGAAAAAGACTTTAAGGAATTTGAGACCCTTACGGTCAATCCTCAAGAAATTAAAAGTATTCTAAACCTTACCGGAAGGGTGGTGCCCTTACAGAAGGTTGATATCATTTCTGAAGTTCAAGGTACTGCACGTAACACCTCAAAATCCTTTGAGGAAGGCACTTCTTTTAGAAAAGGGGAACTACTAATTGCCATTGACGATGTTGATTTTAGATATAGTCTTAAAGCCCAAAAAAGTCAGTTTTTGAGTGCCATGGTCAATGCTATGGCTGACGTGCAATTGGACTATCCGAATGAGTTCCCCAAATGGAATGCCTTTCTACGACAAATCGATGTTCAAGAAAGACTGCCGGAATTGCCAACGGACACTTCCGAGCAACTCAAATATTTTTTGAGTAGCCGGAACATCTTCAATCTGTACTATTCCATCAAGAGCCAAGAAAACAGACTTTCGGATTACAGAATCTACGCGCCGTTCAATGGTAGTCTTACGAAAGCCTTCATCGATGTTGGCGATTTGGTACGACCTGGCACCATCCTCGGTGAGCTCATAAGAACCGATGTCTATGAGGTACGAGCAGCCGTAACGGCTGCCGCCATTGAGAACTTTAAAATTGGTGATTCTCTTTCTCTCTACGTCCGTAATGTGGACCGTAAAGTTACGGGCACTATTAAAAGGATAGGAAAATCCCTCGACCGAGACACCCAGTCCATAACCATTTTCATAGAAGTACCCGGTAAAGATTTGAAGGAAGGGATGTACGTAGAAACCGATTATGTCACCAATTCTTTCACTGATGCAGTAGAGTTAAGCAATGAACTCATATCCCGAGATGATCGTGTATTTATCATAGAAGATTCGGTTGTAGTGGCCAAAGCGGTAGATATTCTTCAGGTGAACAAAAATACGAGCATCGTCAAAGGGCTTAAAGAAGATGATAAAGTCATAACCGAAAAATCAACAACCCCTATTGCAGGAATCAAGGCGGTTGCAAAAACAAAATAA
- a CDS encoding adenylate/guanylate cyclase domain-containing protein yields the protein MNSKISIWWEYTAILLFFVGGCNLFVYFKTAGLTDIFSNLDNRPFPPAEAHIKATLGGLLYGIKVIWFESRGLPWISGLLNRNYRRVIWVVGIPLLIFSTVIQIQLFYDIAIRGMSLKQAFDASLAFISSGIFLSFLVHCFFLSIALSFIRQLRIYFGETVFLNYLTGKYANPLVEERTFMFLDLNGSTSIAEKLGHVKYSRFLNKCFDDTLDALEGFHFEVYQFVGDEVVITWETQKDTSGTAIAMYRRVTEKLENNKEHYKRIFGIVPTFKAGVSCGKVSATMVGKSGRHIAYHGDVLNTTARLLGQCKKLGRSILFTDFYLNKISNQTNFNAEHLAELRLRGKKTKSQIYGIGAIT from the coding sequence ATGAATTCTAAAATATCCATATGGTGGGAATACACGGCCATCCTACTCTTTTTTGTAGGGGGTTGTAACCTGTTTGTGTATTTCAAAACAGCAGGGCTAACGGATATCTTTAGCAATCTTGACAATCGGCCTTTTCCACCAGCAGAAGCTCATATTAAAGCCACATTGGGTGGTTTACTTTACGGAATCAAGGTCATCTGGTTTGAGTCTAGAGGTCTTCCCTGGATATCGGGTCTTCTGAACAGAAACTACAGAAGAGTCATTTGGGTCGTTGGTATACCCCTTCTCATCTTCTCGACCGTAATACAAATACAATTATTCTATGATATTGCCATAAGGGGAATGAGCCTAAAACAAGCTTTCGATGCTTCATTAGCCTTTATCTCGTCAGGTATTTTTCTATCCTTCTTGGTGCACTGCTTCTTCCTTAGCATTGCCCTAAGTTTTATTAGACAGCTACGCATATACTTTGGGGAAACGGTATTTCTAAATTATCTCACCGGTAAATATGCTAATCCACTGGTAGAGGAACGCACCTTTATGTTCTTGGACTTGAACGGAAGTACATCCATCGCTGAAAAGCTTGGTCACGTCAAGTACAGTAGGTTTCTAAACAAATGTTTTGACGATACACTCGATGCCCTCGAAGGGTTTCATTTTGAGGTATACCAGTTTGTTGGCGATGAAGTGGTCATAACCTGGGAAACGCAAAAAGATACCAGTGGAACTGCCATTGCGATGTACCGCAGGGTAACTGAAAAGCTCGAGAATAATAAAGAACACTACAAACGAATCTTCGGTATAGTACCAACCTTCAAGGCTGGTGTAAGTTGTGGTAAAGTTTCTGCCACCATGGTAGGGAAATCAGGCAGGCATATCGCGTATCACGGTGATGTGTTAAATACCACTGCAAGGCTTCTCGGGCAATGTAAAAAACTAGGGCGGTCTATCTTATTTACAGACTTCTATCTCAATAAGATTTCAAACCAGACCAATTTCAATGCAGAACATCTTGCTGAACTGCGGCTGAGAGGAAAGAAAACAAAAAGTCAAATCTATGGCATTGGCGCCATAACATGA
- a CDS encoding potassium channel family protein, with amino-acid sequence MSFIIIGTVVYRFAEGWPWLDAYYFSVMTLSTVGYGDLAPTTPFTKIFTTFYVLAGLGIILNFVTVFFEHRDKALKKITEA; translated from the coding sequence GTGAGTTTCATCATCATTGGCACTGTAGTCTATCGCTTCGCCGAAGGATGGCCTTGGCTAGATGCGTACTACTTCTCAGTAATGACCTTGAGTACAGTAGGCTATGGCGACCTGGCACCTACGACCCCCTTCACCAAAATCTTTACCACTTTTTATGTATTGGCAGGACTCGGCATCATACTCAACTTCGTGACCGTGTTTTTTGAGCATCGAGATAAAGCATTGAAAAAAATTACAGAAGCTTAA